Part of the Paenibacillus aurantius genome, TTCCGTGCTGAACGGAGACATGGAAGAGATCGTTTCGGCCCTGACCATTGCCACGCAGGCGGAGCTCATGGACAAAGGAGAATAATCCGAAGATGACTTACTCATTCGGAACCATACGGGAAGCCTATGCCAAGGCTTCTTCTTTTTTAGCGGAGGCGGGGGTCCGGGATCCGGGAGCGAATGCCGAGCTTCTGCTGCAGCATGTGCTCGGAGCGGACCGGACGGCGTTTCTGCTGGCTCTCGGCGATCCTTTTCCTGAGGACAAGCGGGAGGCCTGGCTTCTTGCGCTGCAAAGGAAAGCGGCGGGGGAGCCGGTCCAGTACATCATCGGCGAGCAGGAATTTTACGGGCTGGCCTTCACGGTAACCCCGGCCGTCCTGATCCCCCGCCCGGAGACGGAGCTCTTGGTGGAAGCCGTCATCCGGTACGGAAGGCAGCTGTTTCCGCAGCGGGCTCCCTCTGCCGTCGACATCGGGACCGGCAGCGGGGCGATCCCGGTTACCCTGGCGGTCGAATGCCCGGACTGGACGATCTGCAGTTCCGATATTTCGGAAGCGGCCTTGAAGGTCGCCGCGGCCAATGCCGGGCGTCATGGCGTAGCCGAGCGCGTGGAGCTGCTCCAAGGGGATTTGCTGGAGCCTCACCTCAAACGAGGAACCGCTATCGACATTCTCGTGTCCAATCCTCCCTATATTCCCAGCCGGGAGGTCGAGGAGCTGCAGCCGGAGGTGAAAAGCCACGAGCCCCGGAGCGCCCTGGACGGGGGCGAAGACGGCTTGGACCTCTACCGCCGGATGGCGGCCCAGATGCAGCGGCTGCCGCGGTACCCCCGTCTTGTCGGTTTCGAGGTGGGGCAAGGCCAGGCAAGGGAAGTTGGCTCGCTGCTGGAGCAGCAAAGGGCTTGGGACCGGGTCTTCTACGTCAAAGATCTGGCCGGCATCGAGCGTCACGTGCTGGCCCTGCGCGAACACGACTAAACCGGAAAGCCGGGAAAGAACCATCCGTCCGGCCTAACGGCCCAAAAAGGCCGCTCCTTCTACCGGGAGCGGCCTTTTGATCGTGGAAAGAGGGGGACGGTGTCAATGGATGGATCCGGCCACGAAGCCTCTGACAAAGAGAAA contains:
- the prmC gene encoding peptide chain release factor N(5)-glutamine methyltransferase, yielding MTYSFGTIREAYAKASSFLAEAGVRDPGANAELLLQHVLGADRTAFLLALGDPFPEDKREAWLLALQRKAAGEPVQYIIGEQEFYGLAFTVTPAVLIPRPETELLVEAVIRYGRQLFPQRAPSAVDIGTGSGAIPVTLAVECPDWTICSSDISEAALKVAAANAGRHGVAERVELLQGDLLEPHLKRGTAIDILVSNPPYIPSREVEELQPEVKSHEPRSALDGGEDGLDLYRRMAAQMQRLPRYPRLVGFEVGQGQAREVGSLLEQQRAWDRVFYVKDLAGIERHVLALREHD